Proteins encoded in a region of the Campylobacter magnus genome:
- a CDS encoding triose-phosphate isomerase, giving the protein MIFAANFKCNHSRASFKEYAGILGDFWSEFDKKDDEIIIFPPFSAFCGSALRGEKISLGAQNFYPADNGAFTGEICADMLSEFGINSVLVGHSERRALGEDDEFIRAKFEFAKAKLWRVVLCVGEDDIVHMNGNTCEFLESQLEGIDLAYEKLIIAYEPIWAIGTGKSAKPEIIAEILKFLSLKTKAPLLYGGSVNASNIASITQIPHCAGVLVGSASWQVQSFIDLIKASKA; this is encoded by the coding sequence ATGATATTTGCGGCGAATTTCAAGTGTAATCACAGCAGAGCTAGCTTTAAAGAATATGCTGGGATTTTAGGCGATTTTTGGAGCGAGTTTGATAAAAAAGATGATGAAATAATAATCTTTCCGCCCTTTTCTGCCTTTTGTGGCAGTGCTTTAAGAGGCGAGAAAATCAGCCTTGGAGCGCAAAACTTTTATCCAGCAGATAACGGCGCATTTACAGGCGAGATCTGTGCTGATATGCTTAGCGAGTTTGGTATAAACTCTGTGCTAGTAGGACACAGCGAGCGCAGAGCCTTGGGCGAAGATGACGAGTTTATAAGGGCAAAGTTTGAATTTGCCAAGGCTAAACTCTGGCGTGTAGTGCTTTGCGTGGGCGAAGATGATATCGTTCATATGAACGGCAACACTTGCGAGTTTTTAGAAAGCCAGCTTGAAGGCATTGATTTAGCTTACGAAAAACTTATAATCGCCTACGAGCCAATCTGGGCAATAGGCACAGGCAAAAGCGCAAAGCCTGAAATAATCGCTGAAATTCTAAAATTTCTTAGTTTAAAAACAAAAGCGCCTTTGCTTTATGGCGGCAGCGTAAATGCTAGTAATATCGCTAGTATCACGCAAATACCGCACTGCGCAGGTGTTTTAGTAGGCTCAGCAAGCTGGCAAGTGCAGAGCTTTATTGATCTAATCAAAGCTAGCAAAGCGTGA
- a CDS encoding NifS family cysteine desulfurase has product MNKVYLDNNATTMIDPEAYEAMLPFLGENFGNPNSLHSYGNATHAALGRAMDQLYAGIGAKDSDDIVVTSCATESNNWVLKGVYFDILKEQKNGKNRIIVSSVEHPAVGATAAFLESLGVEVTRLDVDNNGLVSPQALKSVIGDDVALVSVMNANNETGVIFDIKSMAEIAHAYGALFHTDAVQAVGKIPVNVAESNVDFLSFSAHKFHGPKGVGGLYIKNSRELTPLLHGGEHMGGRRSGTLNVAGIVAMGKALENSVKFLDFERSQVRRLRDKLEDAILEMSDTYVVGDRQVRVPNTILASIKGVEGEAMLWDLNQAGIAASTGSACASESLESNPIMEAIGADAELAHTALRLSLSRFTTEAEIDYAIEVIKKATNRLRAISSSFSYAPSWHKSGL; this is encoded by the coding sequence ATGAATAAAGTGTATTTAGACAACAACGCAACCACGATGATTGACCCTGAGGCCTATGAGGCGATGCTGCCGTTTTTAGGCGAGAATTTTGGCAATCCAAACTCACTTCATAGCTACGGAAATGCTACTCACGCAGCACTAGGCCGCGCGATGGATCAGCTCTACGCTGGCATAGGCGCAAAGGATAGTGACGATATAGTCGTCACTAGCTGTGCTACTGAGAGCAACAACTGGGTGCTAAAAGGCGTGTATTTTGACATACTAAAAGAGCAAAAAAACGGCAAAAACCGCATAATCGTAAGTAGCGTAGAACACCCTGCTGTAGGCGCAACAGCTGCTTTTTTAGAAAGTCTTGGCGTAGAGGTTACTAGGCTAGATGTTGATAACAACGGACTTGTAAGCCCGCAGGCGCTAAAAAGTGTGATCGGCGATGATGTTGCATTAGTAAGCGTAATGAACGCAAATAACGAAACTGGCGTTATCTTTGATATAAAAAGCATGGCTGAAATCGCTCATGCTTATGGCGCACTTTTTCACACAGACGCTGTTCAAGCAGTGGGCAAAATCCCTGTAAATGTTGCAGAGAGCAATGTAGATTTTCTAAGCTTTTCAGCGCATAAATTCCACGGCCCAAAAGGCGTAGGCGGTCTATATATCAAAAATAGCCGTGAGCTAACCCCACTGCTTCATGGTGGAGAGCACATGGGTGGACGCAGATCAGGCACACTAAATGTCGCTGGCATCGTAGCTATGGGCAAGGCACTTGAAAACTCAGTTAAGTTTTTAGACTTTGAACGCAGCCAAGTTCGCAGACTAAGAGATAAGCTTGAAGATGCGATTTTAGAAATGAGCGATACTTATGTAGTAGGTGATCGCCAGGTTCGCGTGCCAAACACCATACTAGCATCAATCAAAGGCGTAGAGGGCGAGGCAATGCTATGGGATCTAAACCAAGCTGGCATAGCAGCTAGCACGGGTTCAGCCTGTGCTAGCGAGAGCTTGGAGAGCAATCCTATAATGGAAGCAATAGGCGCAGATGCTGAGCTAGCTCACACCGCACTTCGCCTTAGCCTTTCTCGCTTTACAACTGAGGCTGAGATAGACTATGCAATAGAAGTGATAAAAAAAGCCACAAATCGCCTAAGAGCGATATCAAGCTCGTTTTCTTATGCGCCAAGCTGGCACAAAAGCGGTTTGTAA
- a CDS encoding group III truncated hemoglobin — translation MKYDKITEASIDELMEIFYEKIREDDRGLGEIFNAKIGTDDESWKAHKAKIANFWYGMMLGSGNFAGNPMRAHADLMEENPFKPEMFDFWLGLFKESLNELYTDEVADDFYARAAGIGQRFRYLLFGMM, via the coding sequence ATGAAATATGACAAAATTACAGAAGCTTCAATTGATGAGCTAATGGAGATTTTTTATGAAAAAATCCGTGAAGATGATCGTGGCTTAGGTGAGATTTTTAATGCTAAAATCGGCACAGATGATGAGAGCTGGAAAGCTCACAAGGCAAAAATTGCAAATTTTTGGTATGGTATGATGCTTGGCAGTGGAAATTTCGCTGGAAATCCTATGAGAGCGCATGCTGATTTAATGGAAGAAAATCCCTTTAAGCCTGAAATGTTTGATTTTTGGCTAGGGCTTTTTAAAGAAAGTTTAAATGAGCTTTACACTGATGAAGTAGCAGATGATTTTTACGCAAGGGCTGCTGGTATCGGCCAGAGATTTAGATACCTGCTTTTTGGAATGATGTAA
- a CDS encoding iron-sulfur cluster assembly scaffold protein: MAKNNLINQNIWAEYSKKVQDSMNNPRNMGEITEEQAEAMGCKLIVADFGAEACGDAVRLYWAVDPNTDIIKEAKFKSFGCGTAIASSDYMAELCRGKRVEEAVKITNLDVERAMRDDPDTPAVPPQKMHCSVMAYDVIKRAASQYMGVDPEHFEDQIIVCECARISLGTIKEVIKLNDLKTVEQITEYTKAGAFCKSCIKPGGHEKREYYLVDILAETRAEMEAERMKAVADAKVGAFGLESDLAFEELTVIKQLKAIEALIDENIRPMLQMDGGDMEVIDIQKADDGKIDVYIRYMGACSGCSHGGAGGGTLIAIENMLTTTLSPNIRIMPV, from the coding sequence ATGGCAAAAAATAATCTAATAAATCAAAATATCTGGGCTGAGTATTCAAAGAAAGTCCAAGATTCGATGAATAATCCACGCAATATGGGTGAAATAACAGAAGAACAAGCTGAGGCGATGGGCTGCAAGCTAATAGTAGCTGATTTTGGTGCAGAGGCCTGCGGTGATGCGGTGCGTCTATACTGGGCGGTAGATCCAAACACCGATATTATAAAAGAAGCAAAGTTTAAAAGCTTCGGCTGTGGAACAGCGATAGCAAGCAGTGATTACATGGCTGAGCTTTGCCGTGGCAAAAGGGTTGAAGAAGCGGTAAAAATCACAAACCTTGATGTTGAAAGGGCTATGCGTGATGATCCAGACACCCCAGCTGTCCCACCGCAAAAAATGCACTGCTCGGTTATGGCTTATGATGTAATCAAGCGAGCAGCATCTCAGTACATGGGAGTAGATCCTGAGCATTTTGAAGATCAAATCATCGTGTGCGAGTGCGCTAGAATCAGTCTTGGCACGATAAAAGAAGTAATCAAGCTAAATGATCTAAAAACCGTGGAGCAAATCACAGAATACACAAAAGCAGGTGCTTTTTGTAAAAGCTGTATAAAGCCTGGCGGACATGAGAAAAGAGAGTATTATCTAGTGGATATTTTAGCTGAGACTAGGGCTGAGATGGAGGCTGAGCGCATGAAAGCTGTGGCTGATGCTAAGGTTGGTGCCTTTGGCTTAGAGAGTGATCTAGCATTTGAAGAGCTTACTGTGATTAAACAGCTAAAAGCAATCGAGGCTTTAATAGATGAAAATATCCGTCCTATGCTACAAATGGATGGTGGCGATATGGAGGTCATCGACATACAAAAAGCAGATGATGGCAAGATAGATGTGTATATCCGCTATATGGGAGCGTGTTCTGGCTGTTCGCATGGAGGTGCTGGCGGTGGCACGCTAATAGCGATTGAGAATATGCTTACAACTACACTAAGTCCAAATATACGCATAATGCCGGTGTGA
- a CDS encoding LLM class flavin-dependent oxidoreductase produces the protein MKKEISFNAFEMNCISHLSPGLWRYPNDKALCYKDMEYWQNIARIAQKGLFDAVFIADVLGVYEQYKGNDISALKTALQVPVNDPLSLAVIGAGASEHVGFGITAGVPFEHPFAFARRLSTLDHLTKGRIGWNIVTGYLPSANRNMGSTELPHDERYELADEYMEVIYKLLEGSWEDDAVILDRLSGDFANPAKIHHIAHHGKYFDVPGIHLCEPSIQRTPVLFQAGNSPMGRKFSAKHAEAIFIAPPSKEYAKIAVKQIRDELVKANREPNSAKIYVLATIITDASDALAQAKYKDLLSYASTEGSLVLNSGWLGVDLSRYELDDKLTNIKSNAMLAQVEALSNSTTKSGDEWTLRDLLALTGIGAQGIKFVGGAKKVADELEEFIAYSGADGFNLAYATTPGTFVDVVEFIVPELQIRGSYKHEYRQGSLRHKLFGAGDRLPSSHIGSQYRVGGSKSTINDFASTGRFKHKKEQDYAI, from the coding sequence ATGAAAAAAGAAATTTCTTTTAATGCGTTTGAGATGAATTGTATCTCTCATCTAAGCCCTGGTCTTTGGAGATATCCAAATGATAAAGCTCTTTGTTATAAAGACATGGAATATTGGCAAAACATAGCTCGCATAGCCCAAAAGGGACTTTTTGATGCTGTTTTTATAGCCGATGTTTTAGGTGTTTACGAACAGTATAAAGGCAATGACATAAGTGCACTTAAAACCGCTCTTCAAGTGCCAGTAAATGACCCACTAAGCCTAGCTGTTATTGGCGCAGGTGCTAGCGAGCATGTAGGCTTTGGCATTACTGCTGGAGTACCTTTTGAGCATCCTTTTGCCTTTGCTAGGCGTCTTAGCACACTTGATCATCTAACCAAAGGTCGCATCGGCTGGAATATAGTAACAGGCTACCTCCCAAGCGCAAATCGCAATATGGGTAGCACCGAGCTACCTCACGATGAGCGCTATGAGCTAGCTGATGAGTATATGGAGGTGATTTACAAGCTACTTGAAGGGAGTTGGGAGGATGATGCTGTGATTTTAGATAGGCTAAGCGGTGATTTTGCAAATCCAGCTAAAATTCATCATATCGCCCATCACGGCAAGTATTTTGATGTACCTGGCATTCATTTGTGCGAACCTAGTATTCAAAGAACGCCAGTGCTATTTCAAGCTGGAAACTCGCCTATGGGCAGGAAGTTTTCTGCTAAGCACGCAGAGGCTATTTTCATCGCTCCACCTAGCAAAGAATATGCAAAAATTGCAGTCAAGCAAATACGAGATGAGCTAGTAAAAGCAAATAGAGAGCCAAACTCAGCTAAAATCTATGTGCTTGCTACTATCATCACAGATGCAAGTGATGCTCTAGCGCAGGCTAAATACAAAGACTTGCTAAGCTATGCTAGCACAGAGGGTTCGCTGGTGCTAAACTCTGGCTGGCTAGGGGTAGATTTATCACGCTATGAGCTAGATGATAAGCTAACAAATATAAAATCAAACGCAATGCTAGCACAAGTTGAGGCTCTAAGCAACTCTACTACAAAAAGCGGAGATGAGTGGACTTTGCGTGATTTGCTAGCTCTTACTGGCATAGGCGCACAGGGGATTAAGTTTGTAGGTGGAGCAAAAAAAGTAGCTGATGAGCTTGAAGAGTTTATCGCTTATAGTGGGGCTGATGGATTTAATCTTGCTTATGCTACCACGCCTGGTACATTTGTTGATGTTGTAGAGTTTATCGTCCCTGAGCTACAAATCAGGGGCTCATACAAGCACGAGTATAGACAAGGCAGCCTAAGGCACAAGCTCTTTGGCGCAGGCGACCGTCTGCCTAGCTCGCATATAGGCTCGCAGTATAGAGTAGGTGGCAGCAAAAGCACCATAAACGATTTTGCTAGCACAGGTAGATTTAAACACAAAAAGGAGCAAGACTATGCTATATAA
- a CDS encoding ATP-grasp domain-containing protein has product MLYNDLKENIFILHENPEWIEPFAKAFARAGVSFSEILLTSGGIDLSKEPPKGVFLSRLSASSHTRDHAHSKEYGRAVLAWLENYGRVVVNGSNVLELEVSKVKQYLALSEHFKNSEFRVPKTIAAFSKEDLISFSSSFKTPFITKHNQGGKGLGVKYFENHSELKAYVNSSSYEEPVDGITLLQEYIASKETFITRLEFVGAEFVYALRVDTSAGSFELCPADACQIKPVLAGAACEVGSASKFSIREDITKDSKIVKNLREFLEKHKIKIAGIEFIEDKNNNIIVYDINTNTNYNSAVEEKLRTSGKQGASDKVVEFLNTLRG; this is encoded by the coding sequence ATGCTATATAATGATTTAAAAGAAAATATTTTTATTTTACACGAAAATCCAGAGTGGATAGAGCCTTTTGCTAAGGCTTTTGCTAGGGCTGGGGTGAGCTTTAGCGAGATTTTGCTAACATCTGGTGGTATAGATCTAAGCAAAGAACCACCAAAAGGTGTGTTTTTAAGCAGACTAAGCGCATCAAGCCATACAAGAGATCACGCCCACTCAAAAGAATATGGCAGAGCCGTTCTTGCTTGGCTTGAGAACTATGGTAGAGTGGTGGTAAATGGTAGTAATGTGCTAGAGCTAGAAGTAAGCAAGGTAAAGCAATACCTAGCTTTAAGCGAGCATTTTAAAAATAGCGAGTTTAGAGTGCCAAAGACAATAGCAGCTTTTAGCAAAGAGGATTTGATATCTTTTTCTAGCAGTTTTAAAACTCCATTTATCACAAAGCACAATCAAGGTGGCAAAGGACTTGGAGTAAAATACTTTGAAAATCACAGCGAGCTTAAAGCTTATGTTAATAGCTCTTCTTATGAAGAGCCAGTTGATGGCATCACTCTACTTCAAGAATACATCGCTAGCAAAGAAACTTTTATTACTCGCTTGGAGTTTGTGGGCGCGGAGTTTGTTTATGCTCTTAGGGTTGATACTAGTGCTGGAAGCTTTGAGCTTTGCCCTGCTGATGCTTGCCAGATAAAGCCAGTTCTAGCTGGGGCTGCTTGTGAAGTAGGCTCTGCTTCTAAGTTTAGCATAAGAGAAGATATCACAAAAGATAGCAAAATAGTAAAAAACCTAAGAGAATTCCTAGAAAAACATAAGATAAAAATCGCAGGAATTGAGTTTATAGAAGATAAAAATAATAATATCATTGTATATGATATAAACACAAATACCAACTACAATAGCGCAGTAGAAGAAAAGCTAAGAACAAGTGGCAAACAAGGCGCAAGCGATAAGGTAGTTGAGTTTTTAAACACTTTAAGGGGGTAA
- a CDS encoding LLM class flavin-dependent oxidoreductase, whose amino-acid sequence MKYGYWTPVFGSWLRNTDDDSTKGEWSYIKDLAQNAERWGYELTLVPELYLNDIKGHKAPALDAWAIATGIANTTNSIEILAALRPQYHQVATTAKQIATIAEMSGDRFSINMVSAWWEEEARQYGISFESHDDRYTLTHEYTDVLRGFWTGSPFSHSGKYFNFYNSYNEPKPKKMPLVYAGGESEQGREAISRFADVYVMHGGTLDEITEKIADMKKRRKALDKEDFKAYGMAVYMIVRDDEKEAWAEYERITKIKNYEEYENSYKDFTGNSNLNVQISKEEYSVSNRGLRPRLIGTPEQVAAKINEYKKAGLNLLIIQCANMKEELEYIAKKVMPLTK is encoded by the coding sequence ATGAAATATGGATACTGGACGCCTGTCTTTGGCTCGTGGCTAAGAAATACAGATGATGACAGCACAAAAGGCGAATGGAGCTACATAAAAGACCTAGCGCAAAATGCTGAGCGCTGGGGCTATGAGCTAACTTTGGTGCCTGAGCTATATCTAAATGATATAAAAGGACACAAAGCACCAGCACTTGATGCTTGGGCGATAGCTACTGGTATAGCAAACACTACAAATAGCATAGAAATTCTAGCAGCCCTTCGCCCACAATACCACCAAGTAGCCACCACAGCCAAGCAAATTGCCACCATAGCTGAGATGAGTGGCGATAGATTTAGCATAAATATGGTCTCAGCGTGGTGGGAAGAAGAAGCAAGGCAATATGGCATAAGCTTTGAAAGCCACGATGATAGATATACGCTAACACATGAATATACTGATGTTTTAAGGGGATTTTGGACAGGGAGTCCTTTTAGTCATAGTGGCAAATACTTTAACTTCTATAACTCATATAATGAGCCAAAACCAAAAAAAATGCCGCTAGTATATGCAGGTGGCGAGAGCGAACAAGGCAGAGAGGCTATATCACGCTTTGCTGATGTGTATGTGATGCACGGAGGCACACTAGATGAAATCACAGAAAAAATCGCCGATATGAAAAAAAGGCGCAAAGCCCTAGACAAAGAAGATTTTAAAGCTTACGGAATGGCTGTATATATGATAGTGCGTGATGATGAAAAAGAGGCATGGGCCGAGTATGAGCGTATCACAAAAATAAAAAACTACGAAGAATATGAAAACTCATACAAGGACTTTACTGGCAACTCAAACCTAAATGTGCAAATCAGCAAAGAAGAATATAGCGTATCAAATCGTGGTCTTCGCCCAAGGCTAATAGGCACCCCAGAACAAGTAGCCGCTAAAATCAATGAGTATAAAAAAGCTGGGCTAAATCTACTAATCATACAATGTGCTAATATGAAAGAAGAGTTAGAATATATAGCCAAAAAAGTAATGCCATTAACAAAATAA
- a CDS encoding citrate synthase produces the protein MANTMTMTDNRTGKSWEFPILSGTKGPDVVDIGSFYSQTGMFTFDQGYTSTASCKSEITFIDGEKGELMHRGYDIAWLAENKKFLDVVYLLLYKKLPSKEELESFRLELKQRSYINEKMLKLFDALPDKAHPMAALQSTVAMMSAYYKRDMNIDDISDFMELAKRLVAKIPTIIAFYYRHVRGFPQIYPDLDRGFVENFLYMLRAFPHDRVDLKPIEVKAFEAVLLLHADHEQNASTSTVRAVGSTHAHPYASISAGIGALWGHAHGGANEGVIRQLEEIGTPERVDEFIARAKDKNDPFRLMGFGHRVYKNFDPRAKVLGKLRDQLIDEIGIDTNLIKVAKRIEEIALNDEYFVSRKLYPNVDFNSGLILKALGIPNEMFAAIFVMGRVPGWLSQWMEQKENAPVKITRPRQLYVGAVDQAK, from the coding sequence ATGGCAAATACAATGACCATGACTGACAACCGCACTGGTAAGAGTTGGGAGTTTCCCATTCTTAGCGGTACAAAAGGTCCAGATGTCGTAGATATCGGCAGTTTTTACAGCCAAACTGGTATGTTTACCTTTGATCAAGGCTATACAAGCACAGCAAGCTGCAAAAGTGAAATCACTTTCATAGACGGCGAAAAAGGCGAGCTTATGCACCGTGGATACGATATCGCATGGCTAGCTGAGAACAAAAAATTCCTAGATGTAGTTTATCTTTTGCTTTACAAAAAACTACCTAGCAAAGAAGAGCTAGAGAGCTTTCGCTTAGAGCTTAAACAAAGAAGCTATATAAATGAAAAAATGCTAAAGCTATTTGATGCTTTGCCTGACAAAGCTCACCCTATGGCAGCACTTCAAAGCACTGTTGCAATGATGAGTGCGTATTACAAGCGTGATATGAATATCGATGATATTAGCGATTTTATGGAGCTAGCAAAACGCCTAGTAGCTAAAATTCCTACAATCATCGCATTTTACTACCGCCATGTGCGTGGCTTTCCACAAATTTATCCAGATCTAGATAGAGGATTTGTAGAAAATTTCTTATATATGCTAAGGGCTTTCCCACACGATAGAGTAGATCTTAAGCCTATTGAAGTAAAAGCATTTGAAGCAGTTTTACTACTGCACGCTGACCACGAACAAAACGCCAGCACCTCAACAGTTCGCGCAGTAGGCAGCACTCACGCTCACCCATACGCCTCTATCTCAGCAGGTATCGGCGCACTATGGGGTCATGCTCACGGTGGCGCCAACGAGGGCGTTATACGCCAGCTTGAAGAGATCGGCACACCTGAGAGAGTAGATGAGTTCATCGCTCGTGCAAAAGACAAAAACGATCCATTCCGCCTAATGGGCTTTGGTCACAGAGTGTATAAAAACTTTGATCCAAGAGCTAAGGTTCTTGGCAAGCTAAGAGATCAGCTAATTGATGAAATCGGCATTGATACAAACCTTATAAAAGTAGCAAAACGCATTGAAGAAATCGCTCTAAATGATGAGTATTTCGTATCTCGTAAGCTGTATCCAAATGTGGACTTTAACTCAGGCCTCATTTTAAAAGCACTTGGAATTCCAAATGAGATGTTTGCGGCGATTTTTGTTATGGGTCGTGTGCCAGGCTGGCTATCTCAATGGATGGAGCAAAAAGAAAACGCACCGGTTAAAATCACTCGCCCAAGACAGCTATATGTAGGCGCAGTAGATCAAGCCAAATAA
- a CDS encoding DUF2972 domain-containing protein, with product MFKEIISYNKLKQAGYIKHFYLQLSDLVLDDDTKKFYSLIDASNALHIVRDPISVLKGVAACPHRAELMKVEGSEDLLPFGMFLHQDPFAHFSKHIFYMNHGLTMNTDKQSGVGEGKEMDFLPDINSVEWWLLNYEQTFHDGIMYELLAPSLKNIKLKQTTDFVGEKCFESMCELADYFGFERPKQSDRWLFEQRVSDLKHLTPMILYANERCPLYTEQNSKAPEMNKELVENSIKITLTTRFDGMLYILPELDISSLFELADPVFAVLIESEADALKLLKSPGLLAKIKIYIKDLSQALLKQAKIENTKKFKENDVLAWFEKYPKMRQVMSFIMKQHLLLLRRHKPEIIEGYKYYQEFLKLSKDDEPLDLSSGLNGKSISVTNF from the coding sequence ATGTTTAAAGAAATTATAAGCTATAACAAACTAAAACAAGCTGGATACATAAAGCACTTTTATTTACAGCTTAGCGACCTTGTCCTTGATGATGATACAAAGAAATTCTACTCTCTAATCGATGCTAGCAACGCTCTACACATCGTCCGTGATCCTATCAGCGTGCTAAAAGGCGTGGCTGCATGTCCGCATAGAGCCGAGCTTATGAAGGTAGAGGGTAGCGAGGATCTTCTACCTTTTGGTATGTTTTTGCACCAAGACCCTTTTGCTCATTTTAGCAAGCATATTTTTTATATGAACCACGGACTTACTATGAACACAGATAAACAAAGCGGTGTTGGCGAAGGCAAAGAAATGGACTTTTTGCCTGATATAAACAGCGTTGAATGGTGGCTTTTAAACTACGAGCAGACATTTCATGATGGCATTATGTATGAGCTTCTAGCACCTAGTTTAAAAAATATAAAACTAAAACAAACTACGGATTTTGTTGGAGAAAAATGCTTTGAGAGCATGTGCGAGCTAGCTGATTATTTTGGCTTTGAGAGGCCAAAGCAGAGTGATAGATGGCTTTTTGAGCAAAGAGTAAGTGACTTAAAGCACCTAACACCTATGATTCTTTACGCTAACGAGCGCTGCCCGCTCTACACTGAGCAAAACAGCAAAGCGCCAGAAATGAACAAAGAATTAGTAGAAAATAGCATTAAAATCACACTTACTACTCGCTTTGATGGCATGCTTTATATCTTGCCTGAGCTTGATATTAGCTCGCTTTTTGAGCTTGCTGATCCTGTTTTTGCGGTGTTAATTGAGAGCGAGGCAGATGCTCTAAAACTACTCAAATCCCCGGGGCTGCTAGCAAAAATCAAAATATACATAAAGGATTTAAGCCAGGCTCTACTAAAACAGGCGAAAATTGAAAATACTAAAAAATTCAAAGAAAACGATGTTCTAGCGTGGTTTGAAAAATATCCAAAAATGCGCCAAGTTATGAGTTTTATCATGAAGCAGCATTTGTTATTGCTTCGCAGGCACAAACCTGAGATTATAGAGGGTTACAAATACTACCAAGAGTTTTTAAAGCTTTCAAAAGACGATGAGCCACTTGATCTTAGCTCTGGACTAAATGGCAAAAGTATAAGCGTAACGAACTTCTAA
- a CDS encoding replication-associated recombination protein A, which yields MDLASRFRPTNIDEMIGQQKIVEVFKKFLKEKRVPHSLFFGTPGSGKTSLARLIASTLGAEFYEFDGANFKTEQIRSIIGKNPLFVPLIFIDEFHRLSRTQQEALLIPVENGECLLFGATTENPKFSISSGIRSRMMIFEFEPLSSDDLSLLLERVKAQIGFSMSPEAREYLLRSSGGDARSMLNLLDYALIISADISLEVLMTLRGGFVGEGAKSSDTHYEIISAMIKSVRGSDADASIYYLARLLAAGEDPAFLARRMVILASEDIGNANPNALNLAVSCMNAVLQIGMPEARIILAQTIIYLANCPKSNSAYLAIDEALEACKDASTHHIPKQIINHTDENKGYLYPHDFGGWVKQQYLPDALLGTRFYKPKLIAFEKTLAEWSAKIKGEF from the coding sequence ATGGACTTAGCAAGCAGATTTCGCCCTACAAATATAGATGAGATGATAGGTCAACAAAAAATCGTAGAGGTATTTAAAAAATTTCTTAAAGAAAAAAGAGTGCCACATAGTCTGTTTTTTGGCACGCCAGGTAGTGGCAAAACCAGCCTAGCTAGACTCATTGCTAGCACGCTTGGTGCTGAGTTTTATGAGTTTGATGGAGCAAACTTTAAAACCGAACAAATCCGCAGCATAATAGGCAAAAATCCGCTTTTTGTGCCACTGATTTTTATAGATGAGTTTCACCGCCTAAGCCGCACGCAGCAAGAAGCCTTGCTAATCCCAGTAGAAAACGGCGAGTGCTTGCTTTTTGGTGCTACGACTGAAAATCCAAAGTTTAGCATCTCATCTGGAATTCGCTCTCGTATGATGATTTTTGAGTTTGAGCCACTTAGCAGTGATGATCTTAGCTTGCTTTTAGAGCGAGTAAAAGCCCAAATTGGCTTTTCTATGAGCCCCGAGGCAAGAGAATATCTACTTCGCAGTAGCGGAGGTGATGCTAGGTCTATGCTAAACTTGCTTGATTACGCTCTTATAATCAGTGCTGATATCAGCCTTGAAGTGCTTATGACCCTGCGAGGGGGCTTTGTTGGCGAGGGAGCAAAGAGTAGCGATACCCACTATGAGATCATCTCAGCTATGATAAAAAGTGTGCGTGGAAGTGATGCGGATGCTAGTATCTACTACTTAGCAAGGCTGCTTGCTGCTGGCGAAGATCCTGCATTTTTAGCTAGACGCATGGTGATACTTGCTAGCGAAGATATAGGCAACGCAAACCCAAATGCGCTAAATCTAGCAGTATCTTGTATGAACGCAGTCTTGCAAATCGGTATGCCAGAGGCTAGAATTATTTTAGCTCAAACCATAATCTACCTAGCAAACTGCCCAAAGTCAAACTCAGCCTACTTAGCAATCGATGAAGCGCTAGAAGCGTGTAAGGATGCTAGCACTCACCATATACCAAAGCAGATCATAAACCACACAGATGAGAATAAAGGCTATTTGTATCCACATGATTTTGGCGGCTGGGTGAAGCAGCAGTATTTGCCTGATGCGCTTTTGGGCACGCGGTTTTACAAGCCAAAGCTAATTGCCTTTGAAAAAACCCTAGCTGAGTGGAGTGCGAAAATCAAAGGGGAATTCTAA